The proteins below come from a single Papaver somniferum cultivar HN1 chromosome 11, ASM357369v1, whole genome shotgun sequence genomic window:
- the LOC113324546 gene encoding uncharacterized protein LOC113324546 yields the protein MPTMCRLCRKSCETLSHITWHFRVARRIWAWVAGVFKLDPKEDLVDSYKDAKGRSRMIKDLWLVSNLAIVTELWKLRNKSYFENMDFQWLGFKGRVYQVIRDNSIRMKGHMHNTLEELCILNYFKVRHRSCKTSTPIEISWSPPDQDEIMICCDGASFGNPGQAGAGVVFRNASSEVLGVLCVGLGWQTNFYAEVCAIIYGAIMAKKWNLWSICIRSDSKSCIQAFQKEELPWQLVQKWKIAKSFYSNVCYIHSYREANFSADASAKQACLLAEDIFEFFEGRPSFIPSVEWPGRVYFRFN from the coding sequence ATGCCTACTATGTGTCGCTTATGTAGGAAAAGTTGCGAAACTCTTAGCCACATCACTTGGCATTTCAGAGTGGCTAGGAGGATTTGGGCTTGGGTGGCTGGAGTTTTCAAGCTCGATCCAAAGGAAGACCTGGTGGACTCATATAAGGATGCTAAGGGTCGTAGTAGAATGATAAAGGACCTGTGGTTGGTTTCAAATCTGGCAATTGTCACGGAGTTATGGAAGTTACGTAACAAGtcttattttgagaacatggaTTTTCAATGGCTGGGCTTTAAAGGGAGAGTTTATCAGGTTATTCGTGATAATTCAATTAGAATGAAAGGCCACATGCATAATACTTTAGAGGAGTTATGTATTCTGAATTATTTCAAAGTGCGGCATAGATCATGCAAAACGTCTAccccaattgagattagttggtCTCCTCCTGatcaagatgaaatcatgatttgttgtgatggtgcttctttCGGTAACCCGGGCCAAGCTGGTGCAGGTGTGGTTTTCAGGAATGCAAGTTCGGAGGTGCTTGGTGTTCTTTGTGTTGGCCTTGGTTGGCAAACAAATTTCTATGCGGAGGTTTGTGCGATTATTTATGGTGCAATTATGGCTAAGAAATGGAATCTGTGGAGTATTTGCATACGTTCTGATTCGAAGAGTTgtattcaagcttttcaaaaggAGGAGTTGCCTTGGCAGCTGGTGCAGAAGTGGAAAATTGCGAAGTCGTTCTACTCCAATGTCTGTTATATTCATAGCTATAgggaggctaatttttcagctgatgcctcgGCCAAGCAAGCCTGTTTGCTGGCTgaggatatttttgagttttttgaGGGTAGGCCAAGTTTTATTCCTTCTGTGGAATGGCCTGGAAGGGTTTATTTTCGTTTCAATTAG